The following proteins are co-located in the Echinicola sp. 20G genome:
- a CDS encoding sulfatase, which translates to MRNIIVSLGMIFCVIHLSTARQSKLNGKRPNLLIVLSDQHSYDMVGAYGNQQVKTPNLDKFASEGVLFRNFFSNQPVCTPFRGMLLSGMHPLKNGAFVNDAPLLPNQSKLMGEILKDQGYQTAYIGKWHLFGGERDRPIPKGEMRYGFETLLTNNCHVDFRPGRAFFYNEEGKKEFFDEWEVYGQTKQALSFLDKIDKDKPFALIVSWHPPHDWGKFKGLDGKMHYRYDTMDELMAIYNRDSVRLRPGLDPSPDRKRMYHGYMAMVSGVDKAFGMLMKKLKDIGEDGNTLTVFSADHGDMLESHNATLPKQYAHDYSSRIPFIMKYPEKLISGSSTQLLMGTLDILPTVLGILGIDSGQEYDGKDLSKAIIQEEEEAVDSVPLWVYSKGGKNNFNWRGVVTKDYTFSMSMDSLKITNVLFDRQKDPFQLNNLFEDPDYKEEKERLIQLTHSWMNRFKDRFFGPNEFAAKKPIGNWENNYKVSPLELLCKPSAID; encoded by the coding sequence ATGAGGAATATCATAGTATCATTAGGGATGATTTTTTGCGTGATTCATCTTTCGACCGCTCGTCAAAGTAAACTAAACGGGAAAAGACCCAATCTTCTTATTGTACTATCCGACCAGCATTCTTATGATATGGTAGGAGCGTATGGAAATCAACAGGTAAAAACGCCAAACCTAGATAAGTTTGCAAGTGAGGGGGTATTATTCCGAAACTTCTTTTCTAACCAGCCTGTTTGTACCCCCTTCCGAGGAATGCTATTGAGCGGGATGCATCCTCTAAAAAATGGAGCATTTGTAAATGATGCACCTCTTTTACCCAATCAATCCAAGTTAATGGGCGAAATCCTAAAGGACCAGGGGTATCAAACCGCCTACATAGGGAAGTGGCACTTGTTTGGAGGAGAGCGGGACAGACCAATCCCGAAAGGAGAGATGAGATATGGTTTTGAAACTCTTCTTACGAATAATTGCCACGTAGATTTTAGGCCCGGAAGGGCGTTTTTTTATAATGAAGAGGGAAAAAAGGAGTTTTTTGATGAATGGGAGGTGTATGGACAAACCAAGCAAGCATTATCCTTTCTGGACAAGATTGATAAGGATAAACCTTTTGCCCTAATAGTTTCATGGCACCCCCCTCACGATTGGGGTAAATTTAAAGGTTTAGATGGTAAAATGCATTATCGCTATGATACGATGGATGAACTTATGGCCATTTATAATAGAGATTCTGTAAGGTTAAGACCAGGACTAGATCCTTCCCCAGATAGGAAAAGAATGTACCATGGTTATATGGCCATGGTTTCCGGTGTGGATAAAGCGTTTGGCATGCTAATGAAAAAACTAAAAGACATCGGGGAAGATGGAAATACCCTTACTGTTTTTTCTGCTGACCATGGAGATATGCTGGAATCCCATAATGCTACTCTTCCTAAGCAGTATGCGCATGATTATTCTAGCCGTATTCCGTTTATCATGAAGTATCCCGAAAAACTTATCAGCGGTTCATCTACACAACTTCTTATGGGCACATTGGATATCTTGCCAACTGTATTGGGAATTTTAGGGATTGATAGTGGTCAAGAATATGATGGGAAAGATCTATCCAAAGCCATTATACAAGAAGAGGAGGAAGCAGTAGATTCAGTTCCTTTGTGGGTATACAGTAAAGGAGGAAAGAATAATTTCAATTGGCGTGGGGTGGTAACAAAGGATTATACATTTTCTATGAGCATGGATTCACTGAAAATTACCAACGTGCTATTTGACCGCCAAAAGGACCCTTTTCAATTGAATAACTTGTTCGAGGATCCCGACTATAAAGAAGAAAAAGAACGACTTATCCAATTGACCCATTCTTGGATGAATAGGTTTAAGGATAGATTTTTTGGTCCCAATGAATTTGCTGCTAAAAAACCTATCGGGAATTGGGAAAATAATTACAAAGTAAGCCCTCTTGAACTTTTATGTAAACCATCTGCAATAGATTGA
- a CDS encoding DUF1080 domain-containing protein codes for MRIFKLRAYFVCLLCYVIFLPPKYAIAQSVNQKWPGNINPAALQENTQPEPDLNKIIMTDLFNGRDLTGWSVKGGSMIYSVEDENIVGTCDPEERLNSFLVTETSYDDFIFTAEFKWDVLGNSGVMFRADTRPLEKGERPIVKDRSLLQVYGYQCEVETTNRKWTGGIYGEAMGGWIYPLSKEKEHQMARNAIIDHQEWNRVTIYAKGDQILTWINGVPCANLRSQERKDGFIGLQVHQGRKGQIRWRNLRIKDFSK; via the coding sequence ATGAGAATATTTAAACTTAGGGCATATTTTGTTTGCCTATTATGCTATGTAATCTTTTTACCACCGAAATATGCCATAGCTCAATCAGTAAACCAAAAGTGGCCAGGGAATATAAACCCAGCTGCTCTTCAGGAAAATACCCAACCGGAACCGGATCTTAATAAAATCATTATGACGGATTTATTTAATGGCCGAGACCTTACAGGGTGGAGTGTGAAAGGTGGATCAATGATATATAGCGTCGAGGATGAAAATATTGTGGGTACCTGTGATCCTGAGGAAAGGCTTAATTCTTTTTTGGTCACTGAAACATCTTATGATGATTTTATTTTTACTGCAGAGTTTAAATGGGATGTTTTAGGTAATTCAGGTGTGATGTTTCGGGCAGATACTCGTCCACTGGAAAAGGGAGAGAGACCCATAGTAAAAGATCGCTCCTTATTACAGGTCTACGGATACCAATGTGAAGTGGAAACCACTAATAGGAAGTGGACAGGTGGAATCTATGGTGAAGCTATGGGAGGCTGGATATATCCATTATCTAAAGAGAAAGAACATCAAATGGCTCGAAATGCTATAATTGACCATCAAGAATGGAATAGGGTGACCATCTATGCAAAGGGAGATCAAATATTGACTTGGATAAATGGAGTTCCTTGTGCTAACCTAAGAAGTCAAGAAAGAAAAGATGGGTTCATAGGTTTGCAGGTACATCAGGGTAGAAAAGGACAAATTCGCTGGCGGAATCTTCGTATAAAGGATTTCTCCAAGTAG